From the Ignavibacteriales bacterium genome, the window AATTTTCCTTTATTCCAAGGCTCGTTATATCCCCAATAATCATTTCTTCTGGTTAAAGTAATAGATTTTCCATCTACAACATTATTGGGATCCAAGGCATACGGTCCACTTCCGGGGACATATTCAAAATCAAACATATTTAAAAATTGGTCCCCGGTCAGTCCTCCGATCACATGAGCAGGTAGCAAACTTATTTGTGAGAAATATTTAAACATTCTCCAATCCAAATCTTTTGTCTTCACAGAAACAATATATTTGCTTTCGGCAATAGGCATGTCAAATCCTTGAAAGAGTTCGTTTGTATATGGTGATCGAATTCCAGGATCTACCAATAGCTTCCATGTTGCTATTACATCTTCCGTTGTTACTGGCATTCCATCAGACCACCTTGCCTTTGGATTTATTCTAAATTTAAATTCTTTTTTGTCCTCGGAAATCCACCAATGTGTTGCCAGTCTAGGAATATCATCAAGGGTTACCGGATCTAAACCTAAAAGGCTTTCGTATCCCAGCTCATAATAGAAAATGTAATTCCAATAATAGTTTGCGTATTCTCCCACTACCCTGAATGTTACGGGGAAATCCTGTAGTGGAAGTACAATACTTCCACCTTTTACGGCGTTTGGATTGCCAATAGTGTTATAATTCATATTTGTTATCCATCCTTCTCCTGTAAAACCCTCTCCGCCCTGCTCTGGCGATACTGTAGAATCACTTAATGTGATAGAATTAGAAACGTATTCATTGCCTCTTAGATTGTTTGTAGCTAAAATAAAGATTACATATATTGTAAAAACAATAAATAGATTTGACTTATTCATTTTCTTGGATTAAGTTATGAATATACACAAGGATATTCTGAAATAATAGTTTTTTTTACTTACATATAATCCTCCGCAAGTATTTCCACTTCCCATCGTCCAATCAGTAAAAGAGAAAATCTCTAATTTACTGAAAGGGGATATTATCATGAAAACTAAATTAATTTCAGCAGCAATGGTTATAATAGGACTTATATATTTGCTTGCATTCTACGGATGCAATGAATCGAGCGCGATCACAAATACGGAGACTTCAGGTAGTTCAGGAACCGGCGGTGAGGTGCCGGCTATTTATTCAAAGCTTTACGGCGCATACGATATGTATGTCGATGGTGATTATCTCGTCGTAAAGACAAAGGATCTCCCGGATCACGGAAGCCCGTATTATACGGGAAGCGGTTATGAAGCTTACAATGGAAACAATCAGAACTTTAACCTGAACCCAAACAGGATCAGGGAGCAGGATATTACTCTAAGGATTCCGCTGAATCCAACTGAGGCTTCAAATCACCAATCCACGCCAATGGGGGTAATAGGTGTATCGCTGAATGGAGTGCCGTTCTTTAATCAATACGCAGCAGGAGGTGTGCCATTGACAGGCGAAATAAATTCTTTCGATCAGTATAATGGTCACCCTCAGATGACAGGCTTGTATCACTATCATATTGAACCTACTTATCTGACGCAGGCTTACGGAAGAGATGCATTGTTAGGATATTTGCTGGACGGATTCCCGGTTTACGGACCTGAGGAAAACGGGCAGACCTTAACAAATTCCGACCTGGATGAATACCATGGACACTTTGGACCGACTGCGGATTACCCTGACGGTATTTACCATTACCATATAACGGATGAAGCGCCCTATCTGAACGGTGACGGATTCTACGGTGTACCGGGAACAGTAAGCCAATAAAGAAACTCTTAATAATACTGAAATGAAGAACATCAAAATTAATATAGTATTAATGCTAGTTACAGCCGGTATAATCGCCGGCTGTAACGATAGCGATACTGTAACAAGTGTTTCATCGACAGATCCGGAATTAGGTGACGCTCTTGTTACTACTTATCATAAGTTTTACGGGGCGTACGAGGTGTCCTTTGAAGGGGACTATGTAGTAATGAAAACAAAGGGACGTCCGGAACATCCAAGCCCGTATTATCAGGGGACTCAATGGGAGGGATCATTATATGAACCATATAACGGCACAAATCAGAACTTTCACCAAAACCCAAACCACATCAATGAGTTTAACTTCACTTTTAAGATCCCGTTACATCCACAGGCATCAGGTACTCCAACCCCGACGCCGCTTGGACCAATCGGAGTAGCGCTTAATGGTGTACCGATATTTAATCAGTATGCGGCAGGCGGTGTACCTCTGACAGGAGAAATTAATTCCTTCGATCAATATGGCGGACACCCGACGGGTAATCATATGTATCACTATCATGTCGAGCCATTGTATTTGACTACATTGTACGGCAGGGATGCACTGGTGGGGTACTTGCTGGACGGATTCCCTGTATACGGTCCTGTCGAGAACGGAAAAGTTTTAACAACAAGTACTCTAGATGCATATCACGGTCATTTTGGTGTGACCAGGGAATATCCAAATGGGATATATCACTATCATATCACAGATGACGCACCTTATATCAATGGTGATGGATTTTACGGGACGCCGGGTACAGTAACTCAATAAAGATTGTTGGTGTCTCATAAAAGACTCTCCGGATCGATTCCGGAGAGCCTTTTATATTTATAAAGTATTAAATTATAGCTATTTAAAGAAGTGCAAGTATTTACGCGTAACACCGTCTAATTATACAAATGGGTAAGATGAAAACATTAGTATTAATATTGTTTTTAGCCGTAACACTGAATATAGCCGGATGCTCATCGGTTAATAACGGAGCTATAGAAGCGGCATCGATCGTCGTCGAAGAGAAGACGGTAAGCGCCGATGACAAAGGGCTCTCGTTGAGCAACGGAACGGTTCTTTATAATGGTGAACCGTTTTCCGGAACGGTGATAGGGTTATATGAAAGCGGAGATTCGGCGTCTGTTTCATCATACTACCTTGGGAAAGAAAATGGATGGTCATATAAATGGTACCCCGACGGTACAAAAATGGAAGAGCGTTATTACGAAAACGGAAAGAAAGAGGGGACTCACAAGGCGTGGTATGAAGACGGCAGTCCGAGATTCGTATATAATTTCGTAAATGGTGAATATAACGGCAGTGTGCAGGAGTGGTATCCGAACGGACAGATGTATAAGAACTTTTACTATGAAAAGGGTTACGAAACGGGCATGCAGACTGCATGGGAAACAAACGGAAAGCTCCTGGCTAATTACGAGGTGAAAAACGGCAGAAAATACGGTCTTACCGGAACTCATAACTGTAAATCACTTTGGGATAATGAAAACTCTATGTAAATACATATTGATCGCATTAGCGGTAATTTCAGTTTCAGGCTGTGGTATGAAAGAGGAAGAAAGCACAAGCACGCTTCCATATTACAACGGCTCTGACTTCACACCTATCTGGATAGCTCCCGGTGAAAGTGTACCGGATAGCATTCATAAGGTAGATCAGTTCTCTTTCATCGATCAAAACGGTGAGACGGTAACTAACGAAACATACGAAGGCAAAATATACGCGGCGAACTTCTTCTTTACTTCATGCCCGAGTATCTGTCCCGTAATGACGAAGAATTTGAAAACTGTCGAAGATGAATTTGCGGATGATGATGAGGTTATGTTTATTTCGCATAGCGTAACCCCGGACATCGATTCGGTCAAAAGACTGAGACAATTTGCCGACACATACGGAATAGATGACAATAAATGGCACATGGTAACCGGAGATAAAGCCGACATATATAATCTCGCATGGTATTCATATTTTGCTGATGAGAACCCCGGTTTTTCCGAGGATTCGAGCGAATTCATTCATAGTGAGCATGTACTCCTTGTAGATCAAAACGGCTACATTAGGGGAGTTTACAAAGGCACGCTGGAGCTGGAAATGCAGAGAATGTCGGATGATATAGCGATATTGGAATCAGAGAATTAGTTCTTATTTATTCAGTATATTATTCTCTACTGCCCCGTGTAAAAGCGGGGCTTTTTATTAGGTATTTTAATTAAATATTCAGTTTCTTAACTTAAACCTGTGAAAAATCTGAAAAGATACATACCGCTGTTTATTACGGTCGGCGTATTTGTTTGCCTGTTCGTAGTGTTTAATATGACAAACACACCACCGAAACAAATTTCACAGCTTTCGCCGGAGCAGTCATCTTATTTTGAGGAGTTCGGCACGCCCGAAATATATTCCGAAAAATATATTTCAAGAAACGGTGGCTTACTTAATTCAAGAATAAATATACAACCCGGAGTTTCAGAGCCTAAAGTGACAGCAAACCCCGTTAAAAGCGACGTATTCGCCGTTGCGTCGAATGATTTTTCCGCCCAGAACTCTGCCGGCATATATATTACTGAGGATGGCGGAGTGAACTGGGATCTTGTGCAGGTTCCTCTCTCCATAATAAAAGTAAAGAACACATTCTACTCAGACCCGTGGGTAGAGTATGATAATTCCGGTAACCTGGCTTTTGCGGCAGTGGTAATAAGAACGGATAACGATCACAGGAGCGTGGTGTTTAATGTTTCCAGGGACAACGGAAAGACATGGCTCGACCTGCCGATAATTCTAAAGAGCAAGGAGTCCGATTCGGAAGGATTCGATAAGCCAAAGGTACACTTCGATAACAGCAGCAATGTATATGTAACGTGGCTTGAGGAAGGAGACGGTACAGAAGATGTTTACATGAGTATTAGTCATGACGGCGGAAAGACATTTGGCGGAGCGAATGTTATTGCTAAGGGTGAAATACAATATGATGATGTGCTCTTCGATAACGACAAAGTATATCTGGTTTACGCGGAGGAGCATGAGGAGATCAAGCTTATCAGCTCAAATGATAAAGGTGTTACATGGAGCAATCCTGTTACTATTGCGGAATATCAGCATTATGAAAAGGTCGAGGGCGGTCAGTTCGTAATAAAGCACAACGGTGAAAAAGGCATAAGGGTTAATTCAGACCCGCAGGCTCTAATATCGGACGGAAAACTGTTCATAACTTTTGCCGGGCAGGCTGAGAATAAAGACCTCTCGCAGATTTACTTTATCAGCGGGGATCTGCAGACAATGCAGTTCAGCGAGCCGCGAGCTCTGGACGGAAATCCAACCGGGGATAAATTCATGCCGGCTCTTTGTAAAGACAATAATGGAACCATTTTTGTATTATACTACTCTTCTCAAAACGATCCGGGCAACCTTATGACCGAAGCGTATCTCGCTTCTACAAAAGACCTCGGAAACTCATTCACATTTACAAATCTCTCTACCGAAAGTTTCGATCCGCTGGATATTGTGGTGGATGGAAGCTACATGGGTGATTATATTTCACTAGCTGTGAACCGTGACAGGCTCGTTGCAGTCTGGACCGACGGAAGGCAGGGCAGTCTCGACCTTATGGCAGGCGTGATAAATTATTAATCCAAATCATAGTCTTTCCTTAGAATTTATTTATGTTCAAAATAATACCAATGATCATCTAATTTCCAGCCTTTTTCATCATACGTTGAGTGATAATCTAATAATGGGTAATATACAATTCCATTGTCATCCGAAAAATCAAAATGGACAGTTTTCGCATCGGGTGCTTTATTAATCAATCTAACTTTAGTTTTTATTAAAAACTGCAAGGAAGTTCTAATTAAAATAGTATCAATTTTACTTTTTGATGCAATATCGAAAAGACTTTGATTACTATTCCTATCATATATCTCGCGAAAACTTGTGTTCCAAAATTTTATTTCATCATCGACACTCAAACCCGTAAGAATAATACTAAAATAATTATCATCTGCACTAGAAATATTATAGAGTACTGCCCCCCCAAAAGGGAGATCTATTCCATTCGAATCAAACCTTGATATTGTTACACATGTGTTTTGATTAAAAAAAGCATTTCCTAAAGAGATAATTTCTTCTTTATTTGAATTATAAATCATTTTGCTTTTTTCAAAATCACTTAAACTTTTCGAATCACATGCGATAATGTTTAATACTATCAAAGATGATATTAATATTTTAGGCATAGCTACAAATCTTAGGCGAGATATTCTTTTAACTTTTCTATCGCTTTTCCTCTGTGCGATACCTCATTCTTTTCTTCAGCGCTTAGTTCGGCGAAAGTCTTATTATATCCATCCGGGATAAAAAGCGGGTCATATCCGAATCCATTCTCACCGCGCATTTCCGTAATTATTTTCCCAGGGCATACTCCCTCGAACATGTGATACTCTTCGGGGGACAGGTACAAGCATATCACGGTCTTAAAGTGAGCGGGAGACTCATTTAGATCCCTCTCTTTTAATTCGGATATGAGCTTATAGCAGTTATCGGAATACGATGCGTTTTCACCGGCATATCTCGCGGAATATACTCCGGGTCTTCCGTCCAGCGCATCCACGAACAAGCCCGTATCATCCGAAATAACCGGTATCTCCACTGCATCATATATCTCTTTGGCTTTTTTAAAAGCATTGCCTTCGAGCGTATCCGCGGTTTCTTCTACGTCGATTTCGATCCCTTTGGAATTTAACGAATATACTTTCGTGCCGTTATTGGAGAGTATAGAACTTATTTCCCACGTCTTGTGCGGATTATTTGAAGCTATGAGAAGTTCTTTCATATCGTTGAGTTTATTCATAAGGGATCTCTTCTTTATATTGAAGTTGATAGAGTTTGTAGTAAAGTCCGCCTTTTTCGAGAAGCTCCTGGTGCGTGCCCATTTCCTTGATCTCTCCTTTATGCATTACTATTATTTTATCGCATTTTTGTATTGTGGAGAGCCTGTGCGCAATGATGATCGAAGTTCTTCCTTCTATGAGCTTTTTGATCGCTTCCTGTATAAGTATCTCTGTGTGTGTATCCACGCTCGATGTTGCTTCATCTAGTATGAGTATTTTAGGATCATAAGCCAGCGCTCTTGCAAATGATATGAGCTGTTTCTGTCCGGTCGAAAAAGACGACCCGCGCTCCAGCACTTCATTATCGAGCTTGTCGGGAAGTGTCTGCACAAAGTCATACAGCCCTACATTCTTTACGGCATTATCCACTACCTCGCTGGTGATGGATTCCTTGCCAAGTGTGATGTTAGAGCGTATCGTGCCTCTGAAAAGGAACACGTCCTGTAATACGATGGCGATATTCTTTCTTAGCTCATGCTGGCGCATCTTCCGGAGGTCTATACCGTCAACCAGTATCTCACCTTCATTCACGTCATAAAATCTGCACAGAAGGTTAATTATGGTGCTTTTACCCGCGCCTGTCGCGCCTACAAATGCCACCTTTTCGCCTTCATTTATCTTAAAACTGACGTTTTTTATGACGTACTCATCCGGGTTATAGCCAAAAGAGACGTTTTTAAATTCTATCGTACCCTTTAGATTCTCCGGCTCGACAGGGTCTTTTGGGTCTACTACCGGGGTCTGGTAGTCCAGCACCTCAAATATCCTTTCACTGGATGCCATTGCCTGCTGGAGTATGTTATATTTTTCTGAGAGGTCGCGTATCGGACGGAAGAACATTTCCGTATATTGCAGGAATGCGATAACCACACCAACCGAAACCGCGCCCTGGACGACCTGTCCGCCACCATACCATATAATAAGAGCCATTGCTATCGCGCCTATCAATTCGACGATGGGGAAGAAGACCGCGTAATAAAAAACGCTCCTTATATTCTGGTTTGTATGCTCCCTGTTGACTTCCTCGAAATCCTTTACCGTCTGGTCTTCCTTGTTAAAATACTGTACAATGGATATTCCCGATATATGCTCCTGTATGTAAGAGTTAAGCCTGGCAATAAGTAAACGTATCTTTCTGAACGAATCTCTTACTTTTCTCCTGAATACCGATGTCGCATATATCAATAGAGGTAATACGGCAAGTGTTACGAGCGTGAGCTTCACGTCGAGGTAGAACATGAATGAAACTATTCCCAATATTAAAAAAATGTCACCGAATGCCGTTACTATACCCGACGAAAACACTTCGAAAAGAACTTCGATGTCGTTAGTAACTCTGGTTACCAGTCGTCCTATCGGGTTTTTATCGAAGTATTTCAGGTTAAGATTCAATATGTGGTCGAAGATCTTCCTTCGCAGGTCGAAAGTTATATTCTGTCCTATCCAGCTGGTAAGGTACGTCATTCCGTATTGTATAGCCCCCTGCAGTACCAGGCTAAGTCCGAAAAGTAATACAATGAATTGTAATCCGGGGATGTCGCCTTTGGTAATGTAGTCATCGACCGCCATTTGTGTGAACGCGGGGCGTATTGCCGCCAGCCCGGATATGCTGATTGTTAGTATTACCGCCAGTACGACAAACTTTTTATATGGTTTGACGAATACCAGCAGTCTTTTCAGCAGCGCGGAGTCTATCGGTTTCCCTAATTCTTCTTCTTCGTGTAATCCTGCCATTTACAGCTCTTTTATTTCTTCTTCCAGTAATTGCTTTGAATAGATGTCATAGTAAATTCCCTTCAGCGCGAGTAGTTCATTATGTGTACCTTCTTCTTTTATCTCACCATGTCCGAGTACTATTATATTGTTTGCGTTTTGAATGGAAGATATTCTGTGTGAAATAATAATGTTGGTCCTTCCTTTCATAATTGTCTTCAGCTCCTGAAGTATCTGTTCCTCCGTATGGGTATCGACAGCCGAGAGCGAATCGTCCAGTATCAAAACTTTCGGACGTTTGTAGATAGCTCTTGCGAGCGATGTTCTCTGCTTTTGACCGCCCGACAGTGTGATGCCTCTTTCGCCGACCATTGTGTCGAATTTATGCGGGAAATCCATCACGTCCTTATAGAGATCTGCCGACCTGGCTGAGTTTTCTACAAGTTCTACATCCAGCGAATCGGACGAGTAAGAAATATTCTTGCCGATCTTCGTCGAAAAGAGGAACGATTCCTGTGGTACTATACCTATGGATGCTCTTAATAATTTAAGCGGTATCTTTCTGATGTCGTGCCCGTCCATGTAAATACCACCCTCCGTTACGTCGAATATACGAGGTAGAAGGTTGATAAATGTACTTTTGCCCGATCCTGTATGCCCTATTATGCCCAGTGTAGTGCCTTTTGGGATAATAAGGTTTATGTTTTTAAGGGCGTAAGTTTCTGTATTCGGATACTTGAATGACACATCCTTAAATTCGATTGCTCCGTGCAGATCTTTTTCGGTGATGCTCTTATC encodes:
- the rdgB gene encoding RdgB/HAM1 family non-canonical purine NTP pyrophosphatase, producing MKELLIASNNPHKTWEISSILSNNGTKVYSLNSKGIEIDVEETADTLEGNAFKKAKEIYDAVEIPVISDDTGLFVDALDGRPGVYSARYAGENASYSDNCYKLISELKERDLNESPAHFKTVICLYLSPEEYHMFEGVCPGKIITEMRGENGFGYDPLFIPDGYNKTFAELSAEEKNEVSHRGKAIEKLKEYLA
- a CDS encoding ABC transporter ATP-binding protein; amino-acid sequence: MAGLHEEEELGKPIDSALLKRLLVFVKPYKKFVVLAVILTISISGLAAIRPAFTQMAVDDYITKGDIPGLQFIVLLFGLSLVLQGAIQYGMTYLTSWIGQNITFDLRRKIFDHILNLNLKYFDKNPIGRLVTRVTNDIEVLFEVFSSGIVTAFGDIFLILGIVSFMFYLDVKLTLVTLAVLPLLIYATSVFRRKVRDSFRKIRLLIARLNSYIQEHISGISIVQYFNKEDQTVKDFEEVNREHTNQNIRSVFYYAVFFPIVELIGAIAMALIIWYGGGQVVQGAVSVGVVIAFLQYTEMFFRPIRDLSEKYNILQQAMASSERIFEVLDYQTPVVDPKDPVEPENLKGTIEFKNVSFGYNPDEYVIKNVSFKINEGEKVAFVGATGAGKSTIINLLCRFYDVNEGEILVDGIDLRKMRQHELRKNIAIVLQDVFLFRGTIRSNITLGKESITSEVVDNAVKNVGLYDFVQTLPDKLDNEVLERGSSFSTGQKQLISFARALAYDPKILILDEATSSVDTHTEILIQEAIKKLIEGRTSIIIAHRLSTIQKCDKIIVMHKGEIKEMGTHQELLEKGGLYYKLYQLQYKEEIPYE
- a CDS encoding SCO family protein — its product is MKEEESTSTLPYYNGSDFTPIWIAPGESVPDSIHKVDQFSFIDQNGETVTNETYEGKIYAANFFFTSCPSICPVMTKNLKTVEDEFADDDEVMFISHSVTPDIDSVKRLRQFADTYGIDDNKWHMVTGDKADIYNLAWYSYFADENPGFSEDSSEFIHSEHVLLVDQNGYIRGVYKGTLELEMQRMSDDIAILESEN
- a CDS encoding YHYH protein, whose protein sequence is MKTKLISAAMVIIGLIYLLAFYGCNESSAITNTETSGSSGTGGEVPAIYSKLYGAYDMYVDGDYLVVKTKDLPDHGSPYYTGSGYEAYNGNNQNFNLNPNRIREQDITLRIPLNPTEASNHQSTPMGVIGVSLNGVPFFNQYAAGGVPLTGEINSFDQYNGHPQMTGLYHYHIEPTYLTQAYGRDALLGYLLDGFPVYGPEENGQTLTNSDLDEYHGHFGPTADYPDGIYHYHITDEAPYLNGDGFYGVPGTVSQ
- a CDS encoding YHYH protein, with the translated sequence MKNIKINIVLMLVTAGIIAGCNDSDTVTSVSSTDPELGDALVTTYHKFYGAYEVSFEGDYVVMKTKGRPEHPSPYYQGTQWEGSLYEPYNGTNQNFHQNPNHINEFNFTFKIPLHPQASGTPTPTPLGPIGVALNGVPIFNQYAAGGVPLTGEINSFDQYGGHPTGNHMYHYHVEPLYLTTLYGRDALVGYLLDGFPVYGPVENGKVLTTSTLDAYHGHFGVTREYPNGIYHYHITDDAPYINGDGFYGTPGTVTQ
- a CDS encoding exo-alpha-sialidase — protein: MKNLKRYIPLFITVGVFVCLFVVFNMTNTPPKQISQLSPEQSSYFEEFGTPEIYSEKYISRNGGLLNSRINIQPGVSEPKVTANPVKSDVFAVASNDFSAQNSAGIYITEDGGVNWDLVQVPLSIIKVKNTFYSDPWVEYDNSGNLAFAAVVIRTDNDHRSVVFNVSRDNGKTWLDLPIILKSKESDSEGFDKPKVHFDNSSNVYVTWLEEGDGTEDVYMSISHDGGKTFGGANVIAKGEIQYDDVLFDNDKVYLVYAEEHEEIKLISSNDKGVTWSNPVTIAEYQHYEKVEGGQFVIKHNGEKGIRVNSDPQALISDGKLFITFAGQAENKDLSQIYFISGDLQTMQFSEPRALDGNPTGDKFMPALCKDNNGTIFVLYYSSQNDPGNLMTEAYLASTKDLGNSFTFTNLSTESFDPLDIVVDGSYMGDYISLAVNRDRLVAVWTDGRQGSLDLMAGVINY